A DNA window from Engystomops pustulosus chromosome 6, aEngPut4.maternal, whole genome shotgun sequence contains the following coding sequences:
- the CD3E gene encoding T-cell surface glycoprotein CD3 epsilon chain, with protein sequence MKPWMTLSWMLVGLCIDQLSAEDDQGLEESRPNNKFQVDISGLSVTIKCPKTGSTTLKFIEIVSKNTDIHILENYSSDKNGMYSCNNDFLYLHAYVCETCTEVSPVMMVSVVIADCLITLGVCLFVYMFCKRKPGHARENGFAKEARKKGNKEHPPPVPNPDYEPLQKKRQDVYDGLNQGLK encoded by the exons ATCAGTTATCTGCAGAAGACGATCAAGGACTGG AGGAGTCTCGGCCAAATAACAAATTCCAGGTGGATATTTCAGGACTTTCAGTGACGATTAAATGTCCCAAAACAGGAAGTACCACCCTGAAGTTTATAGAAATTGTGTCTAaaaacacagatatacacattcTGGAAAATTATTCATCAGATAAAAATGGGATGTACAGCTGTAACAATGACTTCCTGTATCTACATGCATATG TGTGTGAGACCTGCACTGAGGTCTCTCCAGTCATGATGGTTTCTGTAGTGATCGCTGACTGTCTCATCACACTTGGAGTGTGTCTTTTTGTGTATATGTTCTGCAAGAGAAAACCGGGTCACGCCCGAGAGAATGGATTTGCAAAAGAAGCTCGCAAAAAAG GCAACAAAGAACATCCTCCCCCTGTTCCCAATCCTGACTATGAG ccattacagaaaaaaagacaagATGTATACGATGGATTAAACCAAGGATTAAAATAA
- the LOC140134890 gene encoding T-cell surface glycoprotein CD3 gamma chain-like, whose translation MVTSHIWLVVAFFIHGVLSQAEDKDSFITGVEKDDHLTLKFGTECSWEKDGEFQSNGTELKLGSLWNDPRGVYCAITDKTKKCVNVYVRRCLNCIQLDAGTIAGFVVADVIMIGLIATAVYFVSGSETRRPGRASDKQNLIESETAYQVLRHRDNDAYSHLAPRPKRGGF comes from the exons ATGGTCACCTCTCATATCTGGCTGGTTGTTGCCTTCTTCATCCATGGTGTCCTTTCACAAG CTGAAGATAAAGACAGCTTCATAACAG GTGTTGAAAAAGATGACCATTTGACCCTTAAATTTGGCACGGAATGTAGCTGGGAGAAGGATGGAGAATTTCAGTCTAATGGAACAGAGCTCAAGTTGGGTTCTCTATGGAACGATCCTCGTGGAGTCTACTGCGCTATTACTGATAAGACCAAAAAGTGTGTGAACGTGTATGTGAGAA GATGCTTGAACTGCATACAGTTGGACGCGGGGACAATTGCCGGCTTCGTTGTGGCCGATGTGATTATGATCGGTCTTATCGCCACGGCTGTATATTTTGTTTCTGGATCTGAGACGCGTCGGCCTGGCCGAG CTTCGGACAAACAGAATCTGATTGAAAGTGAAACTGCATATCAG gtgtTAAGACACCGTGATAATGACGCATACAGCCATCTTGCACCACGTCCCAAAAGAGGAGGTTTCTAA